From a single Candidatus Nanopelagicales bacterium genomic region:
- a CDS encoding 3-hydroxybutyryl-CoA dehydrogenase (converts (S)-3-hydroxybutanoyl-CoA to 3-acetoacetyl-CoA): LVEVVSADATAADVTATVVKLCEATKKHPVLCGDRAGFIVNFLLFPYLNDGVRAVEANLTSIEDLDPLMKAWQSLPMGPFALLDVVGNDVSLAIQETIFDAFPDACYRPAPLLKQTVAEGKLGRKTGEGFLQYS; encoded by the coding sequence CTCGTCGAGGTTGTCTCCGCCGATGCCACGGCAGCAGACGTCACCGCCACCGTGGTGAAACTGTGCGAAGCAACCAAGAAGCACCCGGTGCTGTGCGGCGATCGCGCTGGCTTCATCGTGAACTTCCTGCTCTTCCCGTACCTAAATGACGGGGTTCGAGCTGTCGAGGCCAACCTGACCTCGATCGAGGACCTGGATCCGCTGATGAAGGCGTGGCAGTCGCTTCCCATGGGACCCTTCGCACTACTCGACGTCGTTGGCAACGATGTCTCGCTGGCCATCCAGGAGACGATCTTCGACGCCTTTCCCGACGCCTGCTACCGGCCCGCGCCGCTGCTCAAGCAGACGGTCGCCGAGGGGAAGCTCGGCCGCAAGACCGGCGAGGGATTCCTGCAGTACAGCTGA